In Saccopteryx leptura isolate mSacLep1 chromosome 9, mSacLep1_pri_phased_curated, whole genome shotgun sequence, the genomic window CTGCAAGCTGGGACCCAAGGAAGAAGAGCCAGACGGCTCGGGAGTGGGGGCACTTGGAGAGGGGGACATCTACCCAGGGCACGACCAAAACCAGAAATGTCCTAGCTTTTCCAGTGTTCCTCCAACAAGGAGAGAGTTTAATCCACTCCCTGGATATTCTGCTAAAGAGCCTGTGTAAGATCAGGCAACTGATAGGTTCTACAGACAGACAGTTCTGCCACCTGTGTGACTGTAACCAAGTCACTCGAGCTCTCCAGACCTCAGTGCCCTGACATCCCAAGTGGGTTGTGATGAAATTAGATTGGGTCATGTGTAGAAAATGCTAGctgaaaaaataatactaaataaagTGCTAGCTGAGATAGATCCTCAGAGCTTTAGGTGCATTCACTCCTAGCCCCTCTAGCACCCTTACGCAGCCCTAAGCTTTTCTACTCTAGGGGCACCTAAGGGGTCCACGAGGTGCCTGCCTCAACCCAGATCCCTAAGAAGCTCactgaggctggagctgggaCTGTAGACCCAGGAACTGGACCAGCCAAAGACTATGTTGATGGGGACGCAGCCCTTGTTCACAGCAGACCCAGAGAAATAACCCACACATTCTCTCACCCAACGAGAACCGACCGTGGAGAGGAAGCGGCAGCCACAGGCTGGTCATGGTGGCCCGCCTCATTGCCTCTCTTCTGGGAACCCTACAATCTAACACCCCTCTGTTCCCAGGCATGCCTTGAAATTTTACTGCTGTATGTCTCTGCACATGCCATTTCTCTTTCTAGAATGCTCTCTCTGCACTCTGTCCTCCTAGTGAACGCTCACAGTTTGGAAGACAGGATGTTTCCCCCTCCTCACTGCAGACGGGGGAAGCCAAGACTCAGTGAGCGTGAGGCGTGACCAAGCCAAAATTCAAGGTCAGGCCGGTCTGCCCCCTGAGACCACCCTCTGCAAAGCTCACCTGCCTGCCTGGTGTTCTGGACCCCTCCCCACTCTTAGGAAGCCTCCTTCTCTtcaaggccccccccccccgtcgtgGCTCCCCAGCACTCAGAGAAGGCATTCTAGAATTTGAAAGACTTGAGCTCAACCCCTAGCCCCACCACTTACTAGCTGCTGCTTAAGGCAAATTAGCtagtgtctctgagcctcagtttcccagccATAAACTGGGAGGGCAGTATCCAAGTGCAGACTGAGGGAGAGGATCTGTGTGCAGTGCAGAGCACCACACCTCATGCGCTGAGTGCTTAGGGGCTGTCATGCTGACCGGTGCCCTGGCGCGGCCGTGCTGACCGGTGCCCTGGCGGCCGTGCTGACCGGTGCCCTGGCGGCCGTGCTGACCGGTGCCCTGGCGGCCATGCTGACCGGTGCCCTGGCGGTCGTGCTGACGGGCGCCCTGGTGGCCGTGCTGACGGGTGCCCTGGTGAGGTCGTGCTGACCGGGCGCCCTGGCGCGGCCATGCTGACCGGTGCCCTGGCAAGGACGTGCTGACCGGTGCCCTGGCGGTCGTGCTGACCGGTGCCCTGGCGGACGTGCTGACCGGTGCCCTGGCACGGCCGTGCTGACCGGTGCCCTGGCGCGGCCGTGCTGACCGGGTGCCCTGGCGCGGCCGTGCTGACCGGTGCCCTGGCGGTCGTGCTGACCGGTGCCCTGGCGCGGCCGTGCTGACCGGTGCCCTGGCGGACGTGCTGACCGGGTGCCCTGGCGGTCGTGCTGACCGGTGCCCTGGCGGTCGTGCTGACAGGTGTTATAGTGTGCACTGCCCTGCTTGTCTGGTGTTCCTCCTTGTCTGTCTTCTCTTTGGACTGCAAGCACTGGAAAGCAGTGTGTCCCATGGCTTTCTGTCTCCGAGGGCCAGCCCTAGCCCTTCTTGTAGGTGTTTGATGAGTTGTACCGAGAGGCTTGCGGAGTGGGAAGGGGCAAGGGTACGGGTTTGTTCAGGCTCCGCCCACCCCACACTCCTGGTTCTGACCCCCAGTGGGCCTCACAAGCCCCTATGCCAGTCCCTCTTCCTTTCAGCTCTCGCCGGTCTCAGCCTCAATAGCCTGACCATCCTCTCTTTCTGCAAAAGCCCGGAGCTTCGGACCCCCAGCCACCTGCTGGTGCTGAGTTTGGCGCTGGCGGACAGTGGTGTCAGTCTGAACGCCCTCATCGCAGCCACATCCAGCCTCCTCCGGTACCGGCCCTTCCCAGTCCCCAGGCTAAGGGTCCTGCTAGGGCCTGACCTCTGGGCACCAAGAGCCAGGTCAGAGCTACTCTTCCTACCAACAGCAAGCCGACCCTAGAAGGGAGGGCAGGCAGGCTGAACCAGGCTAAATCCAAATCCCAGACTCCCCAAAGAAGCATAGCCGACTTCTGGACCACGGGAGCTGCTCAGGCCTGATGGACGGAGCTGACTGACTGATGGACCAGGTGCATTAAGAGCACAGGCCCAGCAACCAGGTCGCCTGCCTGTGACACTtggctcctttctttctccctcttggcTTCTTCTCTAAATTAGGATATTATTTCCTAACTTATATGGTGGTTGGAAGTATTGACTtgttattatttgcaaataacttAAAACAAGAATTGGTACCTGGGAAGTCCTGAATGAGTGttcaggaaaacaaaaaggaCTAACTGAGGCAAGGCAAGTGTCCAGGACCTCCTCACGTGCAGGCCAGGGTTTTCCGTGCGGCCCCACAGCTGTGCACGGGCCTGTTTCCCTAAGCACATGGAACACTGGCACTGCTGACAGAGGCTGGAGCCCACCTGGGTGGGAAGGGCCTGGGAGGACTCTCCTCTTGACTCTgcccagggtggggaaggggctaCTGAAGCCATTACCCTTGGTTGGCCCATGACTTTGCCTCCatctgctctgtgaccttgactgGGTACCTTgtcttctctaagcctcagtttccccacctatgGAATAAAGGCACGAGCTATCTTGTGTTCCATTTACTGTAAGGGAAGTACCTGGCCACACAGAGACCTTTGCTCCAGCCATGGTGCTGAGCTCAGAGTGTGCCCGGGACTCCACACCTGTGCCCCACTGACTCGAGCTCTAAGGCCCAGTTTCCACATAGGAAACACAGATAATAAAGCCCTCCTCTGAGGAGCGGAGCAAATGTTCAGGAAGGTGCCTCTATGCTACTACTaggtgggtgtgggaggggcagggactgCAGGGAGGCCTCACTGTACCCACCGTCCCCCACAGGCGCTGGCCCTACGGTTCGGACGGCTGCCAGGTCCACGGCTTCCAGGGCTTCGCAGCAGCGCTGGCCAGCATCTGCAGCAGCGCGGCCATCGCCTGGGGGCGCTATCACCACTACTGCACCCGTACGTCTGGGGGCTCccagggtgggggggtgagggtgaTGAGGATGGAGATCGGCACAGGGTTTCCCAGTTCAAGGGAGTGTGGTAAGGGCAAGTATGCACCAGGGTGGGGTGTGGGCACTCGGAAGGAGCAAGGCTGGAGACTGCAAGACCAGTGTTGAAGCACATGCTGCCTGTGCCCTCACTGTAGCCTCAGACAAGTCAGGGGTCCCCTCTGAGCCTCGGTCTCCTTTGCAAGATGATTTTTGTAACCAACCTCAGTTTTATTCTGAAAATCAAAAGAGATCATTGATACAGAAAATGCCTTTGAAGACAGGCACTGTTGGGGGGGCAGAGAggtgatgtgtatgtgtgtaagcacgtatgtgtgtctgtgtgtgcacttGCACATCTCACACTTCCCTCTGCTATGCCAGAGCTTCGTGAAACTAGGCTAGCTCTAGATTCCCCATGTTGTCAAACACCAGCTGCATAATTGGCCGTATCAGTGTTCTACCTGCTCTGTTATTtacttgatatttctttcttAGAAGTGACtcactttaaaaactttaaacacccactttattcttgttCTAAACAATATCTGTGACATCACAGCTTCACTATTCTTATAACTTTAATACACATTAGTATAAAACACATGTTCACCCATAGGCTTTTTAGAATCCCCCTCACCACCAGGGGGTACAAGCCTACTTTGGGGAGCTATGGCCCAGCTAACCCTCACAGCAAACCCCTAGCTtgcagactgggaagcagaggctcagagaagttcaacagcttgtctaaggtcacacagctaacaggGATAGAACTGGGATTGGGCATGGCCTAGGTGCCTCCAGAGcagtctctctttttgtctcctgGCTCCAAGTTTGGAGCTATGGATGTGCCTGGCTTAGAGGTTAATGTGGGGTTCGTAGTCAGCATGGCCTGAAACCCTGAGCATGGCCCCTTTGGAATCTCAGATCTGTCTTtgccacagacacacacacacacacacacacacacacacacacacacacacacacacacacacagagctgctGGCCCTTGGCAaagccacctgcttctctccagacCCAGAAGTGCCTGTTCTGGCAGGTTAGCCCCTCCTGTCCCGGATGACTTTGGAGCTCTTCTCCCACcactcccccagccctgccccaaaCTCCCTCCGACCATCTCACGGACTCTCACATGTGCGCCCTCACACACACATCTTCTCAGACAGCAAGAGGCCCCCTCCGCCTCAACACAGAGAAGTTGCTCCCTGTCCCAGGGCCCCTGGACCAAAGCCCTTCCCGTTCTGGAGGGCATGGAGCAGGGCCAAAGCGGGAATGGGGAAGAAGGGAGCCTGAGCGCATCTACACCATTACTGGGTGGCCTTAGGTGTGTCACCTTGGTCATCTGTTTCCAAAGCCAAAAAGGTTAATGCAACACAAGTGTCAAAGTGTATATTAATTATTGTGCCCACAGCAATTAATATGGGTCTTATTCAGCTAGGGAAACACAATAAACTGggcagcttaaacaacagaaatttgtctttcacagttctggaaggtggaagttcaagatcagggtGTGGCAGTGGCGTTCTGATGAGGGCTCcctgcctggtgtgcagaaggcCGTCtccctctgtgtcctcacatggaggAGAAAGAGCTCGTCTCTCATGTCTCTTTTATCTGGGCATTTATCCCATTGTGGAGGCTTCACTCCCATGACCTAAGCACTTCCTGAAGTCCTTCATCCCCAAATGCCATCACATGGTGATCAGGGGCATATGCATTTTGGGTCAGGGCCATAAGCATTCAGTCCACAGATGGGAGAGCCGTCCAAGcaaactccatctggggctgtgtcGATGGAATCCAAGTGTTGGGGTGAGGAGGTCTGTAGACCTGCTATTCCCTGCTGATCAAGCCCCACCTGGATTCCTCCTATCCCTTACCTGGAGTCTTGTCTACAAAGGAACACAGCATAAGCCACAGACAGAGCAGGCACCTGGGAAAGGCAGCCCAAAGCGAGGTCCAGGAGGAACCACTGTGTGGGAAGGGCTGGGTGAGGCTGGAAGTGGGATGGGTGGACGGATGTGAAGGAGGTCAGGTCAGGTCAAGGGGACTGGTCACACCAGAATATGCTGTCAGGACCTAGCCTCGGCCAGTGGCACTGAGATAGAGCCCCAAATCCTAAGTCAAGGGTTCTCAGCAAGTATACTGAGCTTCTGAGAAAGAGTGAGAATGGTGATGAGTCCAGACCCCACTTTGGTCTGCCGATGACCCTCACCTGACCCACTGTCCATGTTTCTAACCTAACTTAGCACAGCTGTCTCTtcaccacctctcctttctctgccctctaAAGAAGATGGCATACGGTGTCTACTAGTAGGAGCTCTTCCCATCTGTTATCTCTTTTATTCTTCATAACAGTTCTTTAATGCAGGACCTATCACTCCCATTTTGTATAGAGAAAACTAAGGTTCAGAGATACTCTTAACTTGCCAGAGGCACTAAGCTATAAAACATCAGAGCCAGCGTTTCAGGCCATTTGGCATGACCACAAAGTCCATTCTTTTTTACTCTGATAGCTACTGCCGCCTCTCAACCATCTCCTCCCCGTCCACACAGGCTGCGGATTGGCATGGAACACAGCCGTTTCCTTGGTGATCTTCGTGTGGCTGTCTTCTGCCTTCTGGGCCACACTGCCCCTCCTGGGCTGGGGCCATTACGACTATGAGCCCCTGGGGACATGCTGCACCCTGGACTACTCCGGGGGGGACAGGTGAGGTGGAAGGCTCCCTCCCATGGGAATCTTGGCTCGAGCCCTCCTCAGCAACATCACAGCTGAAAATCTAACTGGGGGAATGTCAACATTTGCCAGACAATCTCAACTCCTTACGTATGATACCCACTCGCAGGTTGGCATTGGGACTGGGAAAGGCCCATTCAGAACACTGGCCAAGTGGTGGAAATATTGTACAAATTGAGGTGCAGAGCTGAGCCCCAGAAGAGGCATTGTCTAGTGAGCCATTGGCCTGTGTTCGTTATGACAGTTGCTGAGCCCCATGACCCCTTGACCATCTTCAGCACAGTCAGCTGTCTGAGCTCTGACTTTATTAATTTCTAGAGGGAGTCATGTCTTTGGGTTTGACAGATTCAAAGAATGTTAAGTGTTTGCATTGGGAGGGGCCTCCTTGACTTAGTGTTCAGGTCTCCGAATTCCCTGAGCATCTGCTGTGAGCCAGTCCCTGGACCAGACCCTGGAGAGACAGGAGCAATGATATCATGGAACACGTATCTAATCTATGGGGCTCTGGGAAGACCAGGCCGCAGGGAGACGGTTAGGAGAGGGGTCCCATTGCCTCCG contains:
- the RGR gene encoding RPE-retinal G protein-coupled receptor isoform X4 is translated as MAESRPPPRGFGELEVLAVGTVLLVEALAGLSLNSLTILSFCKSPELRTPSHLLVLSLALADSGVSLNALIAATSSLLRRWPYGSDGCQVHGFQGFAAALASICSSAAIAWGRYHHYCTRCGLAWNTAVSLVIFVWLSSAFWATLPLLGWGHYDYEPLGTCCTLDYSGGDRNFISFLFTMAFFNFLLPVFITLTSYRLMEQKVGKTGHLQAQHLPTAWSRCTAPLCLHGPWAARGCQPLEQVSASVL
- the RGR gene encoding RPE-retinal G protein-coupled receptor isoform X2 → MAESRPPPRGFGELEVLAVGTVLLVEALAGLSLNSLTILSFCKSPELRTPSHLLVLSLALADSGVSLNALIAATSSLLRRWPYGSDGCQVHGFQGFAAALASICSSAAIAWGRYHHYCTRCGLAWNTAVSLVIFVWLSSAFWATLPLLGWGHYDYEPLGTCCTLDYSGGDRNFISFLFTMAFFNFLLPVFITLTSYRLMEQKVGKTGHLQVPALIAKMVPAINAVNYALGSEMVRRGIWQCLSQPRNDWDRAQ